A single Leptospira kirschneri serovar Cynopteri str. 3522 CT DNA region contains:
- a CDS encoding LIC_11695 family lipoprotein, which produces MKKMIRIVLAIVLIFANLSFCKQEDNINVNEILGFLLLKKTSESVGESLGLTIAFSHRLRRPNGEIFSCKEYSTAYLDKRAEWDGSIERFAKDLKAGINLDLVIDRVDGPCSVPNKVSACIYEGEGGVNSPIPHSYSYAGEREFWVPTMHFYQLPVQTAKEACTDTTINRGIASEYKCYAQGRCWE; this is translated from the coding sequence ATGAAAAAAATGATAAGGATAGTATTGGCGATCGTTTTGATATTCGCTAACTTATCTTTTTGTAAGCAGGAGGATAATATAAACGTAAATGAAATTCTTGGGTTTTTACTTTTAAAGAAAACTTCTGAAAGTGTGGGTGAAAGTTTGGGACTTACAATTGCGTTTAGTCATAGATTAAGAAGACCTAATGGAGAAATTTTTTCATGTAAGGAATATTCAACCGCTTATTTAGACAAAAGAGCGGAATGGGATGGAAGTATTGAAAGGTTTGCAAAGGACCTCAAGGCTGGAATCAATTTAGATTTAGTAATTGATCGTGTAGATGGTCCTTGTTCGGTTCCAAATAAAGTAAGCGCTTGTATCTACGAAGGAGAAGGAGGAGTAAACTCTCCAATTCCTCATTCTTATTCCTATGCTGGAGAAAGGGAGTTTTGGGTTCCTACGATGCATTTTTACCAATTACCGGTTCAAACTGCAAAAGAAGCTTGTACGGATACTACAATCAATCGTGGAATTGCCTCAGAGTATAAATGTTACGCTCAAGGGCGATGTTGGGAATAA
- a CDS encoding LIC_11695 family lipoprotein, translating into MKKIMKMGIIVLVIFTLLPFCKNEPKQDLHDILGILLLKQNSQSEGESLGLTIAFSTRFKKPNEEILSCHEWTKAFLDKKALWNQSAQNFVKRMKEIYDYDMAYDIIDGPCVVPNKVAACNYEGFMGINEPVPNVYSYAGEREYFVPIWNSYNFAFGNSSSGKELCNNLQSFGHATHYKCFAPGQCWE; encoded by the coding sequence ATGAAAAAAATAATGAAAATGGGAATCATCGTTTTGGTGATTTTTACATTATTACCTTTTTGTAAAAATGAACCGAAACAGGATCTACACGATATACTTGGAATTTTGCTTTTAAAACAAAATTCACAGAGTGAAGGAGAAAGTTTAGGGCTTACGATTGCGTTTAGTACTAGGTTTAAAAAGCCAAATGAAGAAATCCTTTCTTGCCATGAATGGACAAAGGCATTTTTAGATAAAAAAGCGCTTTGGAATCAATCTGCTCAAAATTTTGTAAAAAGAATGAAAGAAATATACGACTACGATATGGCTTACGATATTATAGACGGCCCTTGTGTAGTTCCCAATAAAGTAGCTGCTTGTAATTATGAAGGTTTTATGGGTATTAACGAACCAGTACCAAATGTATATTCCTATGCTGGAGAAAGAGAATACTTTGTGCCCATTTGGAACTCATATAATTTTGCTTTTGGAAATAGTAGTTCTGGAAAAGAGCTTTGTAATAATCTGCAGAGTTTTGGGCATGCAACTCATTATAAATGTTTTGCACCAGGACAGTGTTGGGAGTAA
- a CDS encoding polysaccharide deacetylase family protein yields MLSEEESSELSRTISEIKKNGIESEVIERKFKTIRVIFSIGFFTFLGTISALTLTNKIFKLETTVEKQTIHITDLEETLTSLRLEEQQKEEELLKFKSDFYDTIPDGDLSDQVAQNKTNLETLAGSEIGKNINRGDTRFKEIALTFDLGTGEDLKLIYEYLSQFPIKITLFVSNENPALKNGSFFSNTNLYYLKKLSELGNRVVFGNHTWSHYNIPRSLYETSLHKRALLSYISNEIPDANFLQQEMKMVEEKFQSITGKPLTKYYRLPYGGFDPLVIQTFGKLGYTHHIFWSNNSEGSLDIPDFVYKKFIYKKDPQTGKTRIVPNPNYKTKAETLDFLYRWEEADKNGMNGAIILMHLGSPRQSEKLIYILPDFIQEMLSKGYSFVTVPEIINDRQD; encoded by the coding sequence ATGTTAAGCGAAGAAGAATCATCGGAACTTTCCAGGACAATTTCCGAAATTAAAAAGAACGGAATTGAGTCCGAAGTAATCGAACGTAAATTCAAAACGATTCGTGTCATTTTTTCGATCGGTTTTTTTACGTTTTTAGGTACGATTTCCGCTCTTACTCTAACCAATAAAATCTTCAAATTGGAAACTACCGTAGAAAAACAAACGATTCACATCACCGACTTGGAAGAAACGTTAACCTCTCTTCGTCTTGAAGAACAACAAAAAGAGGAAGAACTTCTAAAATTCAAATCGGATTTTTACGACACGATCCCGGATGGAGATTTATCCGATCAGGTCGCACAAAACAAAACAAACTTAGAAACACTTGCGGGTTCCGAAATTGGAAAAAACATCAATCGGGGAGATACACGTTTTAAAGAAATTGCACTTACGTTTGATCTTGGAACCGGAGAAGATTTAAAACTGATCTACGAATATCTTTCTCAATTTCCGATTAAAATCACTTTGTTCGTTTCAAACGAGAATCCGGCTCTTAAAAACGGTTCTTTTTTTAGTAATACCAACTTATATTATTTAAAAAAACTATCTGAATTAGGAAACAGAGTCGTTTTTGGAAATCATACTTGGAGTCATTATAATATTCCAAGAAGCTTATATGAAACCTCTCTTCACAAAAGAGCATTACTGAGTTACATTTCCAATGAGATCCCAGATGCGAATTTTCTACAACAAGAAATGAAAATGGTAGAAGAGAAATTCCAATCCATTACCGGCAAACCATTAACTAAATACTATAGACTTCCTTACGGAGGATTTGATCCTTTAGTAATACAAACCTTCGGAAAACTAGGTTACACACACCATATTTTTTGGAGTAACAACTCTGAGGGTTCTTTAGACATTCCAGATTTTGTATATAAGAAATTCATTTATAAAAAAGATCCTCAAACCGGAAAAACCAGAATCGTCCCCAATCCAAATTATAAAACCAAAGCAGAAACTCTCGATTTTTTATATCGCTGGGAGGAAGCAGATAAAAACGGCATGAACGGAGCCATCATTTTGATGCACTTAGGTTCTCCCAGACAATCGGAAAAACTGATTTACATTCTACCTGATTTTATCCAAGAAATGCTTTCGAAAGGGTATAGTTTTGTAACCGTTCCGGAAATCATCAACGATCGTCAAGATTGA
- the tyrS gene encoding tyrosine--tRNA ligase, which produces MDIQKQIEIIRRGTVDLISEEELKSKLQKKKTLKIKAGFDPTAPDLHLGHFVQLKKLKHFQDLGHEVSFLLGDFTAMIGDPTGKSETRKRLSREEVLENSKTYQNQVFKVLDPVKTKIVYNSSWCSKMNFEDVLVLSSKYNVARMLERDDFSKRYKAGQSISMIEFLYPLVQGYDSVAMECDVELGGTDQKFNLLVGRDLQREYGKEAQCVLTLPLLVGLDGSKKMSKSLGNYVGITETPIDMFGKLMSISDDLMWNYFELLTDLPLSEIENRKNGMSKKELHPKEVKTELAKLIMDQFSSPSENDEAIQEWKKIHNPKSRAVPDDVKEIKLGDEFFAETPEPLLVWVLSKLSFLPSVSEGRRLIKAGGLYLSEDKITDEKLSIQKGKEYLIRQGKKGKFLKIIS; this is translated from the coding sequence ATGGACATTCAAAAACAAATCGAAATCATCCGTCGCGGCACCGTTGATCTGATTAGCGAAGAGGAATTAAAATCCAAACTTCAAAAGAAAAAAACTCTTAAAATCAAAGCGGGTTTTGATCCGACCGCTCCCGACCTTCATTTAGGTCATTTTGTTCAACTTAAAAAATTAAAACATTTCCAAGACTTGGGTCATGAGGTTTCTTTTTTACTAGGAGACTTTACCGCAATGATCGGAGATCCTACCGGAAAATCAGAAACTAGAAAAAGGCTTTCGAGAGAAGAAGTTTTAGAAAACTCAAAAACTTATCAGAACCAAGTTTTTAAAGTTTTAGACCCGGTTAAAACTAAAATCGTCTATAACTCAAGTTGGTGTTCTAAAATGAATTTCGAAGACGTTTTGGTTCTTAGTTCTAAATATAACGTAGCTAGAATGCTCGAAAGAGACGATTTTAGTAAACGTTATAAAGCGGGCCAATCTATCTCTATGATAGAATTCTTATATCCTTTAGTACAAGGTTACGATTCCGTTGCAATGGAATGTGACGTAGAGTTAGGCGGAACCGATCAGAAATTTAATCTTCTCGTGGGAAGAGACTTACAAAGAGAATATGGAAAAGAAGCGCAGTGTGTTTTAACTCTTCCGTTACTTGTAGGACTGGACGGATCCAAAAAGATGTCCAAGTCTCTCGGAAATTACGTTGGGATCACCGAAACTCCAATTGATATGTTCGGAAAACTTATGTCGATCAGTGATGATCTAATGTGGAACTATTTTGAACTTTTAACCGATCTTCCGTTGTCTGAAATCGAAAATAGAAAGAATGGAATGTCAAAAAAAGAACTTCATCCCAAAGAAGTGAAAACAGAACTTGCAAAATTGATCATGGATCAATTTTCATCTCCTTCTGAAAATGATGAGGCCATTCAGGAATGGAAAAAAATTCACAACCCTAAATCCAGAGCCGTTCCGGATGACGTAAAAGAAATCAAATTAGGGGACGAATTTTTTGCGGAAACACCAGAACCTTTGTTAGTTTGGGTATTAAGTAAACTTTCTTTTCTACCTTCCGTTTCCGAAGGAAGAAGATTGATCAAAGCGGGGGGACTTTATCTTTCTGAAGACAAGATCACTGACGAAAAACTTTCGATTCAAAAAGGAAAAGAATATTTAATAAGACAGGGAAAAAAAGGTAAATTTTTGAAAATTATTTCCTAA
- a CDS encoding glycerol-3-phosphate dehydrogenase/oxidase, giving the protein MQICRGEETCKAGRVLKMEKQKRFEQISKLQKESFDILVIGGGSTGAGAAFDAARRGYKTALIEKKDFASGTSSRSTKLIHGGVRYLAQFHFKLIHEALTERQRLLENVPHLVKPLKFVLPAYRFYERPYYGIGLTLYDLLASKGKLPFHKTVSKSETISEFEAIKRDGLFGGITYYDAQFNDARLNVLLARSAQKEGAVVANRVELVSFIKKNGKIVGANLKDLETTKTFPVYTKVIANTTGIWVDHIRKLDDPRTFNVLSPSQGIHLVFSKEKIPCKSAMIIPKTKDGRVVFIIPWEDHVILGTTDTPIENPGEEPLPIGNEVQFLLDTGNEYLENPVTEKDILSVFVGIRPLISPEGNQDTKNISREEVILVSNSGLVTMGGGKWSTYRKMAEDLVDKLIQVGNLEVREECSTKFYTYPGAANYSESLYQEIEKTYKIDTVFAKRLQNYYGTEVFEVLGKKPKLLGKGIPYFEEEVVFAVNEEFALGVTDVLARRFRILFVDLALAQKMVVPIATILANKLKWKEKTKKAEESSALDLIESLRKSYR; this is encoded by the coding sequence ATGCAAATTTGTAGGGGGGAAGAAACCTGTAAAGCAGGAAGAGTTCTCAAAATGGAAAAACAAAAACGATTCGAACAAATTTCAAAACTACAAAAAGAATCCTTTGATATTTTAGTAATCGGAGGTGGATCTACAGGTGCCGGAGCTGCTTTTGATGCTGCAAGAAGAGGTTATAAAACGGCTCTGATTGAAAAAAAAGATTTTGCTTCGGGAACTTCTTCCCGTTCCACCAAACTGATTCATGGCGGGGTCCGTTATTTAGCTCAGTTCCATTTCAAATTGATTCACGAGGCTTTGACGGAGAGACAACGATTATTGGAAAATGTACCTCACTTAGTCAAACCGCTTAAGTTCGTTCTACCTGCGTATCGATTTTACGAAAGACCATATTACGGAATTGGTCTTACTCTTTATGATCTTCTTGCGTCTAAAGGAAAACTTCCTTTTCATAAAACGGTTTCTAAATCCGAAACAATTTCCGAGTTTGAAGCGATTAAAAGAGACGGTCTATTTGGTGGAATCACCTATTACGACGCTCAGTTTAATGATGCTCGTTTGAATGTTCTTCTGGCAAGATCCGCACAAAAAGAAGGAGCCGTAGTAGCCAATCGGGTGGAACTCGTTTCCTTTATTAAAAAGAATGGAAAGATTGTAGGAGCCAATCTCAAGGATTTAGAGACCACAAAAACGTTTCCAGTTTATACAAAGGTAATCGCAAATACAACTGGAATCTGGGTAGATCACATTCGTAAGTTAGACGATCCAAGAACGTTTAACGTGCTTTCTCCTAGTCAAGGGATTCATTTAGTATTTTCCAAAGAAAAAATTCCTTGTAAATCCGCCATGATCATTCCGAAAACAAAGGATGGACGAGTCGTATTTATCATTCCTTGGGAAGATCACGTGATTCTTGGAACCACAGATACTCCGATCGAAAATCCAGGCGAAGAACCACTTCCGATCGGAAATGAGGTTCAATTTTTATTGGATACTGGGAATGAATATTTGGAAAATCCAGTCACTGAAAAAGATATTCTTTCCGTGTTTGTAGGGATACGCCCTTTGATTTCACCAGAAGGAAATCAGGATACTAAAAATATTTCGAGAGAGGAAGTGATTTTAGTTTCTAACTCAGGTTTGGTTACTATGGGAGGAGGAAAATGGTCCACATATAGGAAGATGGCTGAGGATTTGGTGGATAAGCTAATCCAAGTCGGGAACCTAGAAGTTCGAGAAGAATGTTCTACCAAATTTTATACTTATCCCGGAGCCGCAAATTATTCAGAGTCTCTTTATCAGGAGATTGAGAAAACGTATAAGATCGATACTGTCTTTGCAAAAAGACTTCAAAATTATTATGGAACGGAAGTTTTCGAAGTTTTGGGTAAAAAGCCCAAACTTTTAGGAAAAGGAATTCCGTATTTTGAAGAGGAAGTTGTGTTTGCGGTTAACGAAGAATTTGCGTTAGGCGTCACAGATGTTCTCGCAAGAAGATTTAGAATTCTATTTGTGGATCTCGCCCTGGCGCAAAAGATGGTCGTTCCCATAGCTACGATTCTTGCCAATAAGTTAAAATGGAAGGAAAAGACAAAAAAGGCGGAAGAATCTTCCGCCTTGGATTTGATTGAAAGTTTAAGAAAGTCTTATCGTTGA
- the rpoD gene encoding RNA polymerase sigma factor RpoD: MENLQSMPEVQKIISLGKANGEVSYDDINEILPDKILNSEKIDDFFTLLHEMGIEIVEEYTRNTLEPASTLVPKDDSKPARKKKESSASTSGSEDPIKLYLREIGKVSLISGETEVFLAKRIEKGEKIIEETILSSSILRANYIKLLPKIRSKKIKVYDLIRVDKMYALNAEEAHKLEELFFKNILVIQEQEKVLQEAVSKIRKYSETSKKYKEFKEKIDASTEIIYNAIRELGVSQKEIQKISQKIKSMVFRIKEIDRHFLKIKAQYGQDVRDIKAFNRFIEKNEKLDDIEVKMGVNIDEVREVIKDIRNNERKLRRMEQEAGSTVQEIKDWGEKIIKGEREISQAKKELVKANLRLVVSIAKRYANRGMHFFDLIQEGNIGLIKAVDKFEYKKGYKFSTYATWWIRQAITRAISDQARTIRVPVHMIEQVNKVIRETRLFIQEFGRDPNNEEIAERLGWPVQKVKMVKNVAREPISLEIPVGSEEDSELGDFIPDTEVETPVNAAASSILAEQIRQVLHTLPAREQKVIRMRFGLDDGYPQTLEEVGYQFKVTRERIRQIEAKALRRLRHPSRSKKLKDYIDG; the protein is encoded by the coding sequence ATGGAAAATCTACAAAGTATGCCCGAGGTTCAGAAAATTATTTCCCTCGGAAAGGCAAACGGTGAAGTTTCTTACGATGATATTAACGAAATACTTCCCGATAAAATTCTGAACTCGGAAAAGATAGACGATTTTTTTACACTACTACACGAGATGGGAATCGAAATCGTAGAAGAATATACCAGAAACACTCTGGAACCCGCTTCCACTCTCGTTCCTAAAGACGATTCTAAACCAGCTAGAAAGAAAAAAGAATCCTCCGCTTCCACAAGTGGTTCCGAAGATCCGATCAAACTTTACTTAAGAGAAATCGGTAAGGTAAGTCTGATTTCCGGTGAAACAGAAGTTTTTCTCGCAAAAAGAATTGAGAAGGGAGAAAAGATTATCGAAGAGACGATCTTAAGTTCCTCTATTCTCAGAGCGAATTATATTAAACTTTTACCTAAAATTCGAAGCAAAAAGATCAAGGTTTACGATCTGATTCGAGTCGATAAAATGTACGCTCTCAACGCGGAAGAAGCTCACAAACTAGAGGAATTATTTTTTAAAAATATTTTAGTGATCCAAGAACAGGAGAAGGTTCTTCAAGAAGCTGTTTCTAAAATTAGAAAGTATTCTGAAACTTCTAAAAAGTACAAGGAATTTAAGGAAAAGATAGACGCTTCTACGGAAATCATCTACAACGCGATTCGAGAACTTGGAGTTTCTCAAAAGGAAATTCAAAAAATTTCCCAAAAGATCAAATCCATGGTCTTTAGAATCAAGGAAATAGATCGTCATTTTTTAAAGATCAAAGCACAATACGGTCAAGACGTCCGAGACATCAAGGCGTTTAATCGATTCATCGAAAAGAATGAAAAGTTAGACGACATCGAAGTCAAAATGGGAGTCAACATAGACGAGGTTCGAGAAGTCATCAAAGACATCCGAAATAACGAAAGAAAACTTCGTCGTATGGAACAGGAAGCTGGCTCCACGGTCCAAGAAATCAAAGACTGGGGTGAAAAAATTATCAAGGGAGAAAGAGAAATCTCCCAGGCAAAAAAGGAACTCGTCAAGGCAAATCTTAGACTCGTGGTTTCCATCGCAAAACGTTATGCGAATCGTGGTATGCACTTCTTCGATTTGATTCAAGAAGGAAACATAGGTCTGATCAAAGCGGTAGATAAGTTCGAGTATAAAAAAGGTTATAAATTTTCCACATACGCTACTTGGTGGATTCGTCAAGCGATTACACGCGCCATTTCCGATCAAGCAAGAACGATTCGAGTTCCAGTTCACATGATCGAACAAGTCAATAAGGTAATTCGTGAAACCAGATTATTTATCCAAGAATTTGGACGTGATCCGAATAACGAAGAGATTGCGGAAAGACTTGGTTGGCCTGTTCAAAAAGTGAAAATGGTTAAGAATGTTGCAAGAGAACCGATTTCTCTGGAAATTCCTGTAGGCTCAGAAGAAGACTCAGAACTAGGAGATTTTATTCCCGATACAGAAGTGGAAACTCCCGTAAATGCGGCGGCTTCCAGCATTTTAGCGGAACAAATCCGTCAAGTGCTACATACTCTTCCAGCTCGAGAACAGAAAGTAATCCGTATGCGTTTCGGCTTGGATGACGGTTATCCTCAAACTTTAGAAGAAGTAGGTTATCAATTTAAAGTTACGAGAGAGAGAATTCGTCAGATCGAAGCGAAGGCTCTTAGAAGACTGAGACATCCTTCTCGTTCTAAAAAATTGAAAGACTATATTGACGGTTGA
- the dnaG gene encoding DNA primase, which translates to MSNKKDFIDRIHREVPIESYISRFIPLKKRGKNFIGLCPFHQEKSPSFNVSAEKQFYYCFGCKASGDLIRFVMSYERVDFSRSLEILSEYSGIPLEEKSSKNSEFSDFLYKINLKVSEYYQHLLHTPTGKNALDYLKSREIEDSEIRLFGLGYAPEGFDTLAKEVLKTKEEISGAIQLGLLREKETGNGRPYDFFRDRIMFPVLDLSGRTVAFSGRILGPGKEAKYINSQASLIFDKSRTFYNFFKAREGVRKTGEAMLVEGYLDVIGLVRRGYENVIASMGTAITENHIRTLKKFAERIIFVLDGDIAGKKGALRAAEICLKEGMECSIVLLPERKDPFDLSKSLSRPELHEILSDRIQGSEFVVEELLENADSRTLPEKKRKSLQNLYSFIQTLGRETDKQFLLGLGANKLGISMDAVLRDFKGGTGAKNGPSNADNSSNLKEVQGISGPALDCERKIVSMLVKHTGLFSYSEEISSMEFMDIASSYLWDYLYTVYTGEGEISPVGILTSELPEDLKQILAPYLLEEDSEKTEPGELHKVFRILLLQQKKFRIEEKIRELDQKRERFFTPEIFTELSFYRKEKEKILEHIRSQSTT; encoded by the coding sequence TTGTCCAACAAAAAGGATTTCATCGATCGAATTCACCGGGAAGTCCCCATCGAGTCCTATATATCTCGTTTTATTCCTCTTAAAAAACGTGGCAAAAATTTTATAGGTCTTTGTCCATTTCACCAAGAAAAATCTCCTTCTTTTAACGTTTCGGCAGAAAAACAATTTTATTACTGTTTTGGATGTAAGGCATCTGGAGATCTCATCCGTTTTGTAATGAGTTACGAACGAGTGGATTTTTCCAGATCTCTGGAAATTCTCTCCGAATATTCCGGAATTCCACTTGAAGAAAAGAGTTCTAAAAACTCTGAATTTTCAGACTTTCTTTATAAAATCAACTTAAAGGTTTCTGAATATTATCAACATCTGTTGCATACTCCCACGGGTAAAAATGCGCTCGATTATCTTAAATCCAGAGAAATAGAAGATTCGGAAATTCGTTTGTTCGGCTTAGGTTATGCCCCTGAAGGTTTTGATACACTCGCCAAAGAAGTGTTAAAGACTAAGGAAGAAATCTCTGGAGCAATTCAACTAGGACTTCTCAGAGAAAAAGAAACCGGTAACGGACGTCCTTACGATTTTTTCCGAGATAGAATCATGTTTCCGGTATTGGATCTTTCCGGCAGAACGGTAGCATTTTCAGGAAGAATTCTAGGTCCGGGAAAAGAAGCAAAATACATCAACAGCCAAGCCTCATTGATCTTTGATAAAAGTAGAACGTTTTATAATTTTTTTAAGGCCAGAGAAGGAGTCCGTAAGACGGGGGAGGCGATGCTCGTCGAAGGTTATTTAGACGTAATCGGGTTGGTTAGAAGAGGTTACGAAAACGTTATCGCTTCTATGGGAACCGCAATTACAGAAAATCACATTCGAACTCTTAAAAAATTTGCAGAAAGGATAATTTTCGTTTTAGACGGAGATATAGCTGGTAAGAAAGGTGCGTTAAGAGCCGCCGAAATCTGTCTAAAAGAAGGAATGGAATGTTCCATCGTTTTACTTCCGGAAAGAAAAGATCCTTTCGATCTATCTAAATCACTTAGCAGACCGGAATTACACGAAATACTTTCCGATCGAATTCAGGGTTCTGAATTTGTTGTAGAAGAATTGCTGGAAAATGCAGATTCCCGCACGCTGCCGGAAAAAAAAAGAAAGTCACTTCAAAATTTATATTCCTTCATCCAAACCCTAGGTCGGGAAACGGACAAACAATTCTTGCTCGGATTAGGTGCAAACAAACTCGGAATCAGCATGGATGCGGTTCTTAGAGATTTTAAAGGTGGAACCGGTGCAAAGAATGGACCTTCCAATGCCGATAATAGTTCTAACTTAAAGGAAGTTCAGGGAATCTCTGGTCCGGCCTTAGATTGTGAAAGAAAGATCGTTTCCATGCTCGTAAAACATACTGGATTGTTTTCGTATTCGGAAGAAATTTCTTCGATGGAATTCATGGACATTGCAAGTTCTTATCTTTGGGATTATTTATACACAGTCTACACGGGAGAAGGGGAGATTTCTCCGGTAGGAATTTTAACCTCCGAACTTCCGGAGGATTTAAAACAAATTCTGGCTCCTTATCTTTTAGAAGAGGATTCTGAAAAAACGGAACCAGGAGAGCTACATAAGGTTTTTAGAATTCTTTTGTTACAACAAAAGAAATTTAGAATCGAGGAAAAAATTCGGGAACTCGATCAAAAAAGAGAACGTTTTTTTACGCCCGAAATATTTACGGAACTGAGTTTTTACCGTAAAGAAAAAGAAAAGATTCTGGAACATATCCGGAGTCAATCAACCACATAA
- a CDS encoding GatB/YqeY domain-containing protein codes for MSLQIKINDDLKEAMKTKKEPHLSTLRLLKSDIQYELTKTGAKELADDQVVSVIKKAYAKRLDAIQMYQKAGRTDLLAQEEGEASVLKEYLPPEIPESEMIKTIDQIFAELQPTAKDMGKVMGRVMAAFKGKSIDGTKVSAIVKSRLS; via the coding sequence ATGTCCTTGCAGATAAAAATCAATGACGACCTGAAAGAAGCGATGAAAACAAAGAAAGAACCTCATCTTTCTACACTTCGTCTTCTTAAATCTGATATTCAATATGAACTGACTAAAACCGGAGCCAAAGAACTTGCAGATGATCAGGTAGTTTCCGTGATCAAAAAAGCATACGCAAAACGTTTAGATGCAATTCAAATGTACCAAAAAGCAGGAAGAACCGATCTTTTAGCTCAAGAAGAAGGTGAGGCTTCCGTTCTCAAAGAATATCTTCCTCCTGAAATTCCAGAATCGGAGATGATCAAAACAATCGATCAAATTTTTGCGGAATTACAACCGACCGCAAAGGATATGGGAAAGGTAATGGGTCGGGTGATGGCTGCGTTCAAAGGAAAAAGTATCGACGGTACTAAAGTTTCGGCAATTGTTAAATCCAGGCTTTCCTAA
- the rpsU gene encoding 30S ribosomal protein S21, whose amino-acid sequence MVGIIVKDGESIESALKRFKRDCANAGIMSEIKRREYFEKPSIKKKKAIESAKRKAEKKKRLFSKKDKA is encoded by the coding sequence ATGGTAGGAATTATTGTAAAAGACGGAGAGTCGATCGAATCTGCTCTAAAACGTTTCAAGCGCGACTGTGCAAACGCAGGAATCATGAGCGAAATTAAACGCAGAGAATATTTTGAAAAACCAAGCATTAAAAAGAAAAAAGCGATCGAATCCGCAAAAAGAAAAGCAGAAAAGAAAAAACGCCTTTTCTCTAAAAAAGACAAAGCCTAA
- the fbp gene encoding class 1 fructose-bisphosphatase — MSVHPTQTLSLSQYLIEEQLKLPQATGDFTALMSHLVYAAKIVSREVRKAGLLENILGSTETVNVQGETQMKLDEYADKVFNHTLTRSGHLCILGSEEHEETVPVPNGYKIGKYTIAIDPLDGSSNIDANVSIGTIFSVHLRKSPGGTPGTLSDLLQQGSGQRAAGYVLYGSSTMLVLCTGKGVSGFTLDPSCGEFILSHPDMQIPETGGIYSINEGNYNYWSDEVKNYIRDIKSIEGGKKPQSGRYIGSLVADFHRNLLKGGIFLYPNDTKSTKYPNGKLRLLYEAAPMAFIAEQAGGMAVTVYGERILDLTPKELHERTTLVVGSKKEVEHFLKFAPKKS; from the coding sequence ATGTCTGTTCATCCTACACAAACATTGAGTCTTTCCCAGTATTTAATCGAGGAACAACTCAAATTACCCCAGGCTACCGGAGATTTTACCGCTTTGATGAGTCATTTGGTTTATGCGGCTAAAATTGTTTCCAGAGAGGTTCGAAAAGCGGGACTTTTAGAAAATATTTTAGGCTCGACGGAAACTGTCAACGTTCAAGGGGAAACTCAAATGAAATTGGACGAATACGCGGATAAGGTTTTTAATCATACACTGACTCGTTCGGGTCATCTTTGTATTTTAGGAAGTGAAGAACACGAAGAAACTGTTCCGGTTCCAAACGGGTATAAAATCGGCAAGTATACAATCGCAATCGATCCGTTAGACGGTTCTTCTAATATAGATGCAAACGTTTCTATCGGAACTATTTTTTCCGTTCATTTGAGAAAAAGCCCCGGTGGTACTCCGGGAACGTTAAGCGATCTTTTACAACAAGGTTCTGGACAAAGGGCCGCTGGTTACGTTTTATACGGATCTTCTACAATGCTCGTTCTTTGTACCGGCAAAGGAGTTTCCGGATTTACGTTAGACCCTTCTTGCGGTGAATTTATACTTTCTCATCCGGATATGCAGATCCCGGAAACGGGTGGAATCTATTCCATCAACGAAGGAAACTATAACTATTGGTCCGACGAAGTAAAAAATTATATCCGTGACATTAAATCGATTGAAGGAGGTAAAAAACCTCAATCAGGTAGATACATCGGTTCCTTAGTTGCAGATTTTCATAGGAATCTTCTAAAAGGAGGAATCTTTCTCTATCCAAATGATACTAAGTCCACGAAATATCCGAACGGTAAATTAAGACTTCTTTATGAAGCGGCTCCTATGGCTTTTATCGCGGAACAGGCGGGTGGTATGGCTGTGACTGTTTATGGAGAACGAATTTTGGATCTTACTCCTAAAGAACTTCATGAACGTACGACTTTGGTTGTGGGAAGTAAAAAGGAAGTGGAACATTTCTTAAAGTTTGCTCCTAAAAAATCTTGA